DNA from Amorphoplanes friuliensis DSM 7358:
CTCCTCGTCCGCCGCCACCAGAAGCCCACCCGCACCGGTGTGCAGAGGCTGACCGTGAATGCCGGTCACCACACAACCCGCGGCCCGGCAGAGCGCGATACCGGCCGCAAAATGAACGCTGTCCCGCAGATGCCCGTCAGTCACATAGGCGGCCCGCCGCCCGGCCGCCACCCACGCAACCGCCAGGGTCGTGGAAACCACCCGGGGCCGGAACCGCTCGACGAACCGCGGATCGCCCAGCAGGTCAACGGCCCGGAACCCCGGCGCGTTCGGAAACGGCGGATCAAGATTGAAGTCGACCAGCCGCGAAGCCGCCGACGGTTCCAGCCGCTCGTCACCGCTGCCGGTGCGCACGTAGGCACCGTCCCCATCGGTCCAGAAAATCTCGTTCGCGAACGGGTCAGCCGAGGCGGCAACCGCCACGTCCCCACCGTCGCGCAGCGCGACGTTCACCGCGACCAGCATGTTCCGGACCGCGTAGTTCAGGGTGCCGCAAAGAGGGTCGACGAGCCAGGTCCGCCCGGTGCTGCCACCCGAGCGCCCACTCTCCTCACCGACCACGGCGTCGCCGGGCCTGGCGGCCCGAAGGGTCTCGATGATGACGCGTTCCGCCTCGAGATCGGCCTCGGTCGCAAAATCGTCCCCGTCCTTACCGAAGCGCCGCAAGGACTCCCCGAACATCGACCGCACAACGTCCGCCCCGGCGGCCGCAGCACCGACAGCCAGCTCCGAATCCGTGATCAGCACCCCCGCACCCTAGCGTCAGCCACTGTCAACCCCGACCATCGTCCAATCCGGAGGTTGCCGTTCGACGCGGGTTTCCGCGAGCCCTCACTTCTACGTTCGATCTCATGGAACAAGAACGACAAGACATCAGACCCGCCGTTCGGTGGCCGGCCGCAATGGGAATGCTGAGCGTCGCAGCGGGTGTGATCGCCTGGCTCTCCCCGGGCGGGCTGGGCCAGTCAGGAGCGGTCACGGTGAAGGACGGAACCTCGGCATCCCTGTACCTCTCACTGACCGGACCGGTGGCAGACGCACCGTCGTGGCTGGGCACGATCCTCGAAGTGGCCAGTGAGGGCACTCTGGTCGTACTCGGGGTGCTGCTCGTGTGGAGCTGGTGGACCGGCCTCCGCCGCCGCGACGCCCGCGCGACCGCCGGAGCCGTGCTGATCGGGGCGGGCACCATCGCGGCCTACGCGGTCAGCGAAGCGGTGAAGCTGGTGGTCGACGAGGAACGGCCCTGCCGGGCGCTGCGGGCGGCAGCCGACGTGATCGCCGCATGCCCCGAGCCCGGAGACTGGTCGTTCCCCAGCAATCACGCCACCCTGGCCGCCGGGTTGGCAGCCGGCCTGGCCATCCTGTGGCCGCGACTCGCCGCGGTCACACTGCCACTGGCCGGCGCTGCTGCGCTGCTGCGAGTCCTGGTCGGAGTGCACTACCCCCACGATGTGCTGGCCGGCGCGATTCTCAGCAGCACCGTGGTCGCCGCGGTGTTGCTCGTCTTCCTACCTCTGGCTCAGCGCACGGTGTCCCGAATGATTCCGGCCTCGTGAGCCACGACCGCGGCGGCAGCCCGGTTGTCGACACCCAGGCGTCCCAGGATGGAACTCACGTGGGCCTTCACCGTTCCCTCCACCACCTGCAGCCGTCGGGCGATCTGGCTGTTGGACAGCCCACCGCCGAGGAAGGCCAGCACTTCACGTTCCCGGGCGGTGAGGGCACCGACCCGGTCCCGGGCGGCAGAACGCCGGCCGGCCAGGGCACCCGCACCCGTCGCCGCGAGATGCGCGACGATCCTGGCCGCGACTTTCGGTGACAGGTAGGCGGCGCCCTCGGCCACCGCACGAACCCCCCGGATGAGCTCCTCGGGCTCACCCGACTTGATCAGGAAGCCGGTTGCACCGTGGCCGAGCGCCTGCAGAATGTAGTCGTCCTCACCGAAGGTCGTCAGGATGATGACGCTGGTCGCCGGCACCGTGCCGCGGATCTCCGCCGCAGCGTCGATGCCGTTCATCCCCGGCATGCGAATGTCGAGAACGGCCACCGCCGGACGGTGCCGGCGAACCAGTTCCACGGCGTCGTGCCCGTCGACGGCTTCGGCGACCACCTCGATGCCGGGATCCGTGGCCAGCACAGCGCGCACCCCGGCCCGGATCATCGGCTCGTCGTCGGCGATCAGCACCCGGATCATCGAACGCTCACGGGGTGAGCGTGTCGAGAGAAACCAGAACGTCCTGCCGGAAGCAGACCCGGTAGGCGTCGCCCGACCGGTCGTCGAACCGGTCGGCCGTCATCGCGTAGTACTCGCAACTGAGGTCGTCCCCTGTCGGCTCGGCAGTCAACGGTCGGTGGTTCGTCTGCCGGTCCGGCAGGAAACGCGCCACTTCCGCCCGATTCTGCCCGACACGCAGACGTGCATAGTCGCCCGGATCCAGAACCGATCGCTTCGACGACAGCATCTCCCACCCCATAAGCGCCCCGCTCAGCAACGCCCCGGTCACCAGAGGAACCATCACGGCGGCGGCCAGAATCCGGCGGACGCGATGCCGGTGTTCATTGTCCCGGTCGGGGGAGGGCAGTGGCGACGGTCCGGCGTGGGGAATGCTGGCGGCAACCTCAAAACCCCCGTTGCTCGGGCCGTACCGGAAAGTGCCGCCGGCCGACCGCACCCGTTCGGCGAGGCCGACAAGACCCCGGCCCCCGCTCGGCGGGCCGTTCTCCACAACCACGGTTGTCGCGGACCGCGCATGCGTCACGCGGACGGTCGCTTTTGCATCGGGCGCATGCTTGGCGACGTTGGTCAACGCCTCCTGCACCACACGCTGGGCAGCCCGTTCCACCCCCGGGGAGAGACCGTCCGCCTCACCGTCGACGTGCAACTCGACCGCAAGCCCGGACTCGGCTGCCTCGGCAGTCAGGTTCGCAAGACCCGGCGTGGTCTCCTCACGAAGAACACCGATCACCTCACCGAGACGCTCCACCGCAGCAGCCGCCCTGGCCCTGATGTGTCCCGCGGCCTCCTGGTGTTGTTCTTCGAGCCCCGGCGCAAGCTTCAGAGCACCGGCCGACAGCGCGATCAGGCTGAGGTCGTGCCCGAGCACATCATGCATGTCCATCGCGATCCGGGCCCGCTCCCGCAGCCGCGCCCGCTCGGCAACCAGCTGCTGCTCACGCTCCAACTGCGCGGCCCGCTCCCAGCCGGCCCGAACAAGCTCCCGATACTGCCCCCAGAACCGCCCGGCGAACCAAGGAACCATCGTGGCGACCACCACGACCGCCACGAACCGGCTCCCCCACGGCAGCCAGGCAGGCACGAAGGACAACAGCACCACACCGGCCGAAAGCAGAGCGACAAAAGCCAGCACCGTGGACCGTGCCCGTCCCGGCCGCAACCCCACCAAGAACGCGGCGACCGCGGCAGGGACCGCCCACCACAGGTTCACCACGCTCAGCCCGGCCGCCAACGCCGCCGCCCCGGCAAGAACACTCCCCCGATCAAGAGCCCGCCGAACACCGACCACCCAGCTGCTTTCCACGCTTCCCACCAAAACAACGGTACGGACAACGCAACCCACCCAACACTGCCAAAAGACCAATCCCCACCGCACCACCGATGGATGCGTCGTGGGCAGAGCAGGCAGTCTGCGCCGCAGAGGCCGCCGTCATCGGACGAAGGCGTCACAGTGCACGGTCGGCACCCGCGCCGACAAGCCACCACCGGAGTGCCTAGGTGGCAAGGCGAGGCCGGTAATCCACGCCGCCACCGGGTGATGGCGGCGCAGGACAGGACCAGCCGCCAGTTCACCACCGAGCCCAACATCAGCGATGTTGGGCCCGGACCCTGCTCCCCCGGGCTGTTCGCGCTCAGGTTGTTCCTGTGTCGCCGGGCAGGGCCCGCAACCCGCGCCCCTATCGGGCGCATGCGCCGTCGATCGGCGCCGGCCCACCCGCGCCCATCAGGCCGACACCGGGTGCATGCGTCGCGGATGAGGTTGGCCATCGGCGCGTCCTGGGGTGGGGGACGTCGTGGGTGGGGGTTGGGGATCACGCAGCTGGCAGGGCGGGGCGGGCCGGTCATGAGCGCCAGCGAATGGGTCGTCTCGCCCGGTGTCGGCGGGAGCGGCGGTCAGGGACATGCAACCAGGCACGACCGCCTGATCTTGAGTTGTTGATCCATTCCTTGGCCGAGGCAACGACTGGCCAGGGTGGCCGCCGGTCGGGTTGCGGTCCAGCAGGGTCCCCACCAGCTCGGCGAGCCGGTCATGCGCGCAGGTCAGGGGGCCGCCTCACTCGGTGTGAGAACGACGGTGAGGGGCACGACGACTCGGACCTGTTTATTTGGGGGCGTTCAGGGCGTCCAAGGCTGTTGTTGCGCCTCGGTGGAGGGTTACCGGGGTGGTTTTTCGGGCTTTGTCGAGGGTG
Protein-coding regions in this window:
- a CDS encoding inositol monophosphatase family protein → MLITDSELAVGAAAAGADVVRSMFGESLRRFGKDGDDFATEADLEAERVIIETLRAARPGDAVVGEESGRSGGSTGRTWLVDPLCGTLNYAVRNMLVAVNVALRDGGDVAVAASADPFANEIFWTDGDGAYVRTGSGDERLEPSAASRLVDFNLDPPFPNAPGFRAVDLLGDPRFVERFRPRVVSTTLAVAWVAAGRRAAYVTDGHLRDSVHFAAGIALCRAAGCVVTGIHGQPLHTGAGGLLVAADEETHAELLAINSVEGRRTDL
- a CDS encoding phosphatase PAP2 family protein, coding for MLSVAAGVIAWLSPGGLGQSGAVTVKDGTSASLYLSLTGPVADAPSWLGTILEVASEGTLVVLGVLLVWSWWTGLRRRDARATAGAVLIGAGTIAAYAVSEAVKLVVDEERPCRALRAAADVIAACPEPGDWSFPSNHATLAAGLAAGLAILWPRLAAVTLPLAGAAALLRVLVGVHYPHDVLAGAILSSTVVAAVLLVFLPLAQRTVSRMIPAS
- a CDS encoding response regulator → MIRVLIADDEPMIRAGVRAVLATDPGIEVVAEAVDGHDAVELVRRHRPAVAVLDIRMPGMNGIDAAAEIRGTVPATSVIILTTFGEDDYILQALGHGATGFLIKSGEPEELIRGVRAVAEGAAYLSPKVAARIVAHLAATGAGALAGRRSAARDRVGALTAREREVLAFLGGGLSNSQIARRLQVVEGTVKAHVSSILGRLGVDNRAAAAVVAHEAGIIRDTVR
- a CDS encoding sensor histidine kinase; this translates as MAAGLSVVNLWWAVPAAVAAFLVGLRPGRARSTVLAFVALLSAGVVLLSFVPAWLPWGSRFVAVVVVATMVPWFAGRFWGQYRELVRAGWERAAQLEREQQLVAERARLRERARIAMDMHDVLGHDLSLIALSAGALKLAPGLEEQHQEAAGHIRARAAAAVERLGEVIGVLREETTPGLANLTAEAAESGLAVELHVDGEADGLSPGVERAAQRVVQEALTNVAKHAPDAKATVRVTHARSATTVVVENGPPSGGRGLVGLAERVRSAGGTFRYGPSNGGFEVAASIPHAGPSPLPSPDRDNEHRHRVRRILAAAVMVPLVTGALLSGALMGWEMLSSKRSVLDPGDYARLRVGQNRAEVARFLPDRQTNHRPLTAEPTGDDLSCEYYAMTADRFDDRSGDAYRVCFRQDVLVSLDTLTP